TATGTTTGAAAAGGTTTTAGGAGCTAAATCAGTGTTGATGGGCTTCGGGTTGGATTCTGATGCTATTCACTCTCCAAACGAGCACTATGGATTATTTAATTTCTATAAAGGAATTGAAAGTATTCCATTGTTTTTTGAAAATTATTCAAAATAAATATTTAACCCTATGATATTTGGATAAGGCACTGCTTGGAAGTGCCTTATTTCTTTTTATAAACTGTTAGAAGAATAAAACTAAATAATAATTCTCAAAAAAAGGTTTTTATGAAAAATAATTATGTTGAATCTAATTAGAATAATAATAAAATATAACCTATGAGAAGTTAAATCCACTGATAATAAGAGTTTTATTTTTTATTTGTAAATAACGATATCACCATTCAAGGAAAGTTTATATTTTTATTTCAAACTTGAAAACCAATGAAAAAAATTTACTCAATCATGTGTTCCTTGTTGGCGGTATTTTTCTTTGCTCAACAAACAGTTTCTTTTGAAGATAACGAAGGGTTTATAACTGGAAATATTCACGGGCAGGGAATGTGGATCAGTACCCCTACAGGAGGAGATCCTGAAAATGTTACCCATCAGACGATCAGTACAGATGTGGCTACTGATGGAAGCAATGCGCTGAAAATTGTCAGGGAATCTATGTATGGAGTCCAGTCAGAGCCTATTATTGGAGGGTTTTATAACCTGGTGACTCCACTTACCAGTTCCCATTTTTCTGTTTCATTTGATATTAATATGTCTCAACTCAGCGAATCTGTCTTTGGATTCCAGGGAGTAGATAATGTAAATGAGCAAACCATTGTGAGAGTTGATTTTGATAATACAGGAATAATAAATATTTTAAATAAAGAAATAAATAACCAGAATATGGTTGCTACCTCTGGATTATGGTCTCCCAATCAATGGTATAGAGTTAAGATCGTGGGTACAGGGATGGAAATCAGATATTATCTGAATGATATCTTATTTTATACCGAAGCCGTTGCTAATTCTCTTACAATGGATCAATTGCGGTTTGTTCACAATAATGGGCTGGGAACGGCTTATTTTGATAATATTAAGATTAATGAAGAACTGGCACTATTTGTAAAAGAAATAAAGGTGAATGCTAAAGCACTAACAGTATATCCCAATCCGGCAATAGATATTATAAAAATAAATACTTCAAGCCGTATAAAACATATTGAAGTTTATGATCTCACAGGAAAAAAGATAAACATAACACTGAATGGAGATAAAGTAGATGTAAGGAATTTATCTTCTGGAACTTATTTGCTGAATATAGAGACAGAGGGAAGGAATTTTACTGAAAAATTTATTAAAAAATAACTCTTAAGTTAATTTTAGTTAACAAAACGTTCACTTTGGGGTATTTTTTTGTTGATATGAAAGCATATTTTTGAATTTAATGTATTGATTTTGTGTTTTTTTGTGGGGTATGTTGAGATGTTGGTGTAAAAAAATAAAATTTATAAAAACGATACGTTTTGCAATTACGGATGTTTTTTTTATAACATTTTTCAAATTTTGTTTTAAATCGAATAATTTAAAGTATTAATCATTATGTTATTTTTATTGTGTTTTTGTTAGTTATTTGTTGAATTATCGTTTTTATTGTTGATTAATTGTGGGCTTTTGGAGTAATTTAGTATATTTAAGAAAAATAATTTAACATGAGAAGAATTTTACTATTGAGCGCGTTTTTAGGGTTGGCCTCTTTAAATGCACAAACAACAATTTTTGAAGACAGTTTTGAAACTTACACGGATTTTGCCTATACAACAGGAACAGTAGGTAACTGGACGTTAAGAGATTTAGATGGAAAACAATCCTATACTATCAATCTGGCAACTTTTCCAAATCAACAAATACCTAAAGCTTTTATAGTCTTTAATAAAGCTGGAATTGTTCCAACTCCTGCTGCTACTGCAACTCAGTTTAATGCAAAAACAGGAAATAAAGTAATGGCTTGTTTTGATGTGTCAAACCCGGCTCCTCTAGTGAATAATGATTGGTTAATCAGTCCTAAATTTACTTTGGGATCTACCGGAAATACTGTAAGCTTTTGGGCTAAATCAATCAATGAATTATATGGTGCAGAAAAGTTTAATGTTTATGTTTCAACAACAGATACACAGACTACAAGTTTTACAAAGCTTAATGCAAGTACGATAGTAACACCATCTGTTGTAGAATGGAATCAACATACCTTTAATTTAGATGCTTATTCTGGACAAGCTGTTTATTTTGCTATACAATGTGTATCAGATGACCAGTTTGCTCTTTTAATTGATGATTTTAAAGTAACTACAACAGGAACGTTGGCAACCTCTGAAGTATCCAAAAAAGCTGCTTCAGTAACGTCTGTTTACCCAAATCCTGTATCTGATGTCCTTAATATTAAATCCAAAGAAAAAGTAAATGGAATTGAAATCTATGATATCAGTGGAAGAAAAGTATCAGCTGATCTGGATGGAAATAAAGTAAATACTAAAAACCTGAATCCGGGAAGTTATATTATCAACATTGAAACAAAAGAAGGTAAAACTACCGAGAAATTCATTAAAAAATAATACCTGATAAATGTTAGTATCAGTAAAACGCTCCAATTGGAGCGTTTTTGTTATTTTAGAGAAATAAATTTTAAACAGGATGTTAAAACATAAAACAGCATATATAACAGGAGGAACCAAAGGAGTGGGTTTTGGAATTGCTAAGATTTTGCTTGAAAATGGAATTTCAGTAGCATTTTCAGGAAGAAAGAAAGAAGATGTCGTGAAAGCTGAAGATGAGCTTAAGCAATATTCACCTAATGTTCTGGGGATTGTTTCTGATGTGAAAAGTCTGGAAAGCGAAACCGAAGCAGTACAATTTATTATTGAAAAATTCGGTAGATTGGATTATGTGATTGCCAATGCAGGACTAGGCATATTTAAGCCTGTAGACGAGTTGTCTGCTGAAGAATGGAATGATATGATAGAAACCAATCTTACCGGTGTTTTTTATACTTTAAAAGCTTCCGTGGAAGAACTGAAAAAAACAGAAGGATATTATATTACTATTTCAAGTCTTGCTGGGGCTAATTTCTTTGAAAACGGGACAGGTTATAATGCCTCAAAGTTTGGAGTGGTAGGGTTTACCCAAGCTGCTATGATTGATTTAAGAAAATACAATATCAAATCTACTGTCATTATGCCAGGGTCAGTGGCTACTTATTTTAATGGAAATATACCTTCAGAAAAAGATAACTGGAAGATTCAGCCTGAAGATATGGGGAATCTTGTATTGGATATTTTAAAGATGAATTCAAGAGTTTTGCCTAGTAAAATTGAGTTTAGAGCAACAAATCCAGGTAAATAAGTACTTCTGATGTATTGAATAATAATTTAATAAGTATTATGCATGCATAATATATTTTTTATTTATATTAGCAAAAATTAATTCAAACAAAATCTCTGCATAAACTGTCATGATTTTATGCCTAAAAGAGAAAAAATAAAATAGTACACATGAAAATATTAGTTTGTATTAGTAGTGTTCCGGATACTACTTCCAAAATTAACTTTACAGCAGATAAATCTGCTTTCGACAAAAACGGAATTCAGTGGGTAATCAACCCGCTAGATGAGTTTGCGCTGACAAAAGCGGTTAAACTTCAGGAATCTCAGGGAGCAACTGTAACAGTAATCAACGTAGGGGATGCTGCTACAGAACCTGTAATCAGAAAAGCATTAGCAATTGGTGCTAATGATGCAGTAAGAGTAAACCTTGATCCAAAGGATAGCTATTCTACAGCAAAAGAAATTGCTGCTGTAGCACAAAACGGAGGATATGATTTGATCCTTTGTGGTAAAGAATCTATTGATTATAACGGGGGTTCTGTACCAGGAATGGTCGCTCAATTATTGAATCAACCTTTCGTAAATGCATCTGTAGGATTAGATGTAAACGGAAGTGAAGCTACTGCAGTAAGAGAAATAGAAGGTGGGAAAGAAACTATTTCAGTTAAGTTACCGGCAATTATTGCAGGTCAGAAAGGGTTGGTAGACGAAAAAGATCTTATTATTCCAAACATGAGAGGAATTATGTCTGCAAGAACAAAACCTTTGCAGGTAGTAGAGCCTACTTCTTCAGAAGTTAAAGTTCAGGGAGTATCTTATGACAGCGTTCCGCCAAGAGCTGCTGTGAAAATGGTTTCTCCGGACAATCTGGATGAATTGGTAAGATTACTTCACGAAGAAGCTAAAGTGATCTAATCCTAATCCTTTAATTTTTAATCTTTAAATTTTAGAAAATGGCAGTATTCGTATACGCAGAAAATATAAATGGAGTTTACAAAAAAGCAGCTTTTGAAGCAGTTTCTTATGCTAAAGCAGTTGCAGATAAAGCAGGAGATACCGTTACGGCAATCTCTGTAAACCCTACTGATTCTTCAGATTTATTATATAAATATGGAGCATCCAATGTTATTAATATCAAAGACGAAGGTCTTAAAAATTTCTCAGCAAAAGCATTTGCACAGGCTGTAAGTGAAGTAGCTGACGGAAATATTATCGTTTTTCCTCACACTACAGATGCTTCTTCGGTAGCACCAATGTTAGCCGTAATGAAGAATTACTCTTTAATTACTAACGTATTGGAAGCTCCGGAAAGCCTTTCTCCATTCCAGGTGAAGAGAAGAGCTTTCTCAGGAAAAGGCTTTATGCATGCAAAAGCTGAAGGAAACGGAGTCATTGTTACTGTTTCTCAAAATGCTTTTGGTGTTAAAGAAAACGCTGTGTCAGGTTCAGAAGAAGTGAAAAATTTATCAGTAGCTAATGAAGATACTAAAGTAATTTCTCACGAGCAAAGTTCAGGTAAACTGGATCTTAAGGAAGCTGAAGTTGTTGTTTCTGCAGGTAGAGGGATGAAAGGTCCTGAAAACTGGGGAATGATTGAAGATTTAGCCAATGTTTTAGGAGCTGCTACAGCTTGTTCTAAGCCGGTTTCTGACATTGGATGGAGACCTCACACAGAACACGTAGGGCAAACTGGGAAAGCAATTTCTCCGAACCTTTACATCGCTGTGGGTATTTCTGGGGCAATTCAGCACTTAGCTGGAGTAAACTCTTCAAAAACGATCGTAGTAATCAATAGTGATCCTGAAGCACCATTCTTCAAGTCTGCTGATTATGGAGTAGTAGGAGATGCTTTCCAGATTATTCCTGCTTTAACAGAGAAAATTAAAGCAATTAAAGGATAAAACTTAACGGTGAATAGTCAATTCGCTTTGTTAGTTAATTTTTAATC
This Chryseobacterium sp. G0162 DNA region includes the following protein-coding sequences:
- a CDS encoding electron transfer flavoprotein subunit beta/FixA family protein is translated as MKILVCISSVPDTTSKINFTADKSAFDKNGIQWVINPLDEFALTKAVKLQESQGATVTVINVGDAATEPVIRKALAIGANDAVRVNLDPKDSYSTAKEIAAVAQNGGYDLILCGKESIDYNGGSVPGMVAQLLNQPFVNASVGLDVNGSEATAVREIEGGKETISVKLPAIIAGQKGLVDEKDLIIPNMRGIMSARTKPLQVVEPTSSEVKVQGVSYDSVPPRAAVKMVSPDNLDELVRLLHEEAKVI
- a CDS encoding T9SS-dependent choice-of-anchor J family protein codes for the protein MRRILLLSAFLGLASLNAQTTIFEDSFETYTDFAYTTGTVGNWTLRDLDGKQSYTINLATFPNQQIPKAFIVFNKAGIVPTPAATATQFNAKTGNKVMACFDVSNPAPLVNNDWLISPKFTLGSTGNTVSFWAKSINELYGAEKFNVYVSTTDTQTTSFTKLNASTIVTPSVVEWNQHTFNLDAYSGQAVYFAIQCVSDDQFALLIDDFKVTTTGTLATSEVSKKAASVTSVYPNPVSDVLNIKSKEKVNGIEIYDISGRKVSADLDGNKVNTKNLNPGSYIINIETKEGKTTEKFIKK
- a CDS encoding SDR family oxidoreductase produces the protein MLKHKTAYITGGTKGVGFGIAKILLENGISVAFSGRKKEDVVKAEDELKQYSPNVLGIVSDVKSLESETEAVQFIIEKFGRLDYVIANAGLGIFKPVDELSAEEWNDMIETNLTGVFYTLKASVEELKKTEGYYITISSLAGANFFENGTGYNASKFGVVGFTQAAMIDLRKYNIKSTVIMPGSVATYFNGNIPSEKDNWKIQPEDMGNLVLDILKMNSRVLPSKIEFRATNPGK
- a CDS encoding T9SS type A sorting domain-containing protein → MKKIYSIMCSLLAVFFFAQQTVSFEDNEGFITGNIHGQGMWISTPTGGDPENVTHQTISTDVATDGSNALKIVRESMYGVQSEPIIGGFYNLVTPLTSSHFSVSFDINMSQLSESVFGFQGVDNVNEQTIVRVDFDNTGIINILNKEINNQNMVATSGLWSPNQWYRVKIVGTGMEIRYYLNDILFYTEAVANSLTMDQLRFVHNNGLGTAYFDNIKINEELALFVKEIKVNAKALTVYPNPAIDIIKINTSSRIKHIEVYDLTGKKINITLNGDKVDVRNLSSGTYLLNIETEGRNFTEKFIKK
- a CDS encoding electron transfer flavoprotein subunit alpha/FixB family protein; this encodes MAVFVYAENINGVYKKAAFEAVSYAKAVADKAGDTVTAISVNPTDSSDLLYKYGASNVINIKDEGLKNFSAKAFAQAVSEVADGNIIVFPHTTDASSVAPMLAVMKNYSLITNVLEAPESLSPFQVKRRAFSGKGFMHAKAEGNGVIVTVSQNAFGVKENAVSGSEEVKNLSVANEDTKVISHEQSSGKLDLKEAEVVVSAGRGMKGPENWGMIEDLANVLGAATACSKPVSDIGWRPHTEHVGQTGKAISPNLYIAVGISGAIQHLAGVNSSKTIVVINSDPEAPFFKSADYGVVGDAFQIIPALTEKIKAIKG